Proteins from a single region of Akkermansiaceae bacterium:
- a CDS encoding choice-of-anchor D domain-containing protein yields the protein MTPRRIIPPIAHGALAASFLAAFPASTARAHETWDLRSGVLSGSSGPTRAVHSGGRFLLFSSGATTTSTYWHSAAGTAAWSFASLPSPPSNYNVQGAAAGNGMVVISGPSNTIYTTTTASVAGLPDTAIDWTKRNPVSRFSFNPDLYGVRFLNGRFIMGAAPYTEPNLPLQYSEILTSTDGETWTSHRIMATALGNTTFQPRDFAFMPGGSPGTGTWIVTANNSERIYRLPENLSSAASVTLASIGLSQRVVFASGKFVMVSANGTLRTSTNGTTWTTRTLPVASSSLNDVFHDGARFVVVGSTVTGSNPQRPAILHSTDGETWTEAATVPSTTAGLTNVIRADGLWLATSGNRTVITSGTASVGLPVISDGPFPQEANAGQTVTLSATVTGNPASTYQWLRNGTVVADGTTATGSVVSGASTTSITITGVSVPDAGEYMLRATNNVGVTNSTAVRLSVSVASNGAVLTPYGTSNTLGGTLVPGASPVQAVGVAGSPATFTIGSGIDYLPNTFVNPVTYNQTGGTNPAGTKVLLGTSSGANPLMVYDLATRSGTLLPPAPLPLGPVTAVNLYLPISLAENGDVTGILQDSMGQNRAFHFSAATSTYTLLGNVPNAGNDIASNPGGISADGQSISGYERTSFFDGPFVWTTTGGFTLLPSPAGGAANGDVRGISPNGRWITGYGNASVLAGSGQGAIRWDRGSPVAGPPKALGLQKRAGDTFADGRTVNDDGTVGGNVRAGWSFADNRAAVWLPDGALVVIPDYLQSKYGLTTPGFTLSQVTSISADLRTVAGTANNSAGMSEGWILRLPEPISVTRVPDIVVRANTGFLNSGMPVNFGTQAVGGSPGQQTLQVRSDGSGTLSSISISITGANHGDFTYVLDGGASSFPASMLVGEQAPIHVRFSPLPGAAGARSATLTITSDDPDENPFIINLNGTATVPAPTAAETAMRDYLAAAGVPEDKRGPLDDPDHDGVVNLMEFALGQPPMGQSAPLASTTAGGNLTLTYTRARPDVVDYLVVFSSTLASWSEAGVDQGTPDGAGVTTATIPMGSGPGFLRLRVSLKP from the coding sequence ATGACCCCTCGCCGAATCATACCTCCCATTGCCCACGGTGCGCTGGCAGCATCCTTCCTGGCAGCTTTCCCCGCCTCCACCGCCCGCGCCCATGAGACCTGGGATCTCAGGAGTGGTGTGCTTTCCGGCAGCAGCGGCCCCACCCGTGCGGTTCATTCAGGCGGGCGGTTCCTTCTCTTCAGCTCCGGGGCAACCACCACCAGCACCTACTGGCACAGCGCCGCTGGCACGGCGGCCTGGTCGTTCGCCTCCCTGCCATCCCCTCCGAGCAACTACAATGTCCAGGGGGCGGCGGCGGGCAATGGCATGGTGGTCATCAGCGGACCCTCCAACACGATCTACACCACGACTACCGCATCCGTGGCCGGCCTCCCCGATACGGCGATCGACTGGACCAAGCGCAATCCCGTCTCCCGCTTCTCCTTCAACCCGGACCTCTACGGCGTGCGCTTCCTCAACGGCAGGTTCATCATGGGTGCGGCACCCTACACCGAGCCGAACCTCCCCCTCCAGTACAGCGAGATCCTGACCAGCACCGATGGCGAAACATGGACTTCCCACAGGATCATGGCGACGGCCCTGGGGAACACGACGTTCCAGCCGAGGGACTTCGCGTTCATGCCCGGCGGCTCACCCGGGACGGGCACCTGGATCGTCACCGCGAACAACAGTGAAAGGATCTACCGGCTTCCGGAGAACCTTTCTTCCGCCGCGTCGGTCACCCTGGCTTCCATAGGACTTTCCCAGCGCGTGGTCTTCGCCTCGGGGAAATTCGTCATGGTCAGCGCCAACGGAACCCTCCGCACCAGTACGAACGGGACAACGTGGACCACGCGCACTTTGCCAGTGGCCAGCTCCTCCCTCAATGACGTGTTCCATGACGGCGCACGGTTTGTGGTGGTCGGTTCCACGGTGACCGGAAGCAACCCGCAGCGGCCGGCCATCCTGCACAGCACGGACGGGGAGACATGGACGGAGGCCGCGACAGTTCCCTCGACAACCGCGGGCCTCACCAACGTGATCAGGGCCGACGGACTCTGGCTGGCGACGAGCGGGAACCGGACGGTGATCACCAGCGGCACCGCTTCCGTGGGACTGCCGGTCATCTCGGACGGACCGTTCCCGCAGGAAGCGAACGCCGGACAGACCGTGACGCTCTCCGCCACGGTGACCGGAAATCCGGCGTCCACCTATCAGTGGCTCCGGAATGGCACGGTGGTGGCGGACGGAACGACCGCCACCGGGTCCGTGGTCTCCGGCGCTTCCACCACCAGCATCACCATCACCGGCGTATCGGTCCCCGACGCGGGGGAATACATGCTGCGCGCCACGAACAACGTCGGTGTGACGAACTCCACCGCAGTCAGGCTCTCCGTTTCCGTCGCTTCGAATGGAGCCGTCCTGACCCCCTACGGGACTTCGAACACCCTTGGCGGAACGCTCGTTCCGGGGGCCTCACCGGTGCAGGCTGTGGGGGTGGCGGGATCGCCGGCCACATTCACCATCGGGTCCGGCATCGATTACCTGCCAAACACCTTCGTCAACCCTGTTACGTACAATCAGACGGGTGGAACGAATCCCGCCGGGACGAAGGTTCTGCTCGGAACCAGTTCCGGTGCCAACCCGCTGATGGTCTATGATCTCGCCACACGGAGCGGAACTTTGCTTCCTCCCGCCCCGCTTCCGCTGGGACCGGTGACGGCCGTGAACCTCTACCTGCCCATTTCCCTTGCGGAGAACGGGGATGTCACCGGCATCCTCCAAGACTCCATGGGACAGAACCGCGCGTTCCATTTCTCCGCCGCGACCTCCACCTACACCCTGCTCGGCAACGTGCCGAACGCGGGGAATGACATCGCCTCCAATCCCGGCGGCATCTCGGCGGACGGCCAGTCGATCTCCGGCTATGAACGCACCTCGTTTTTCGACGGGCCGTTCGTGTGGACCACCACCGGCGGATTCACCCTGCTGCCGTCACCGGCGGGCGGTGCGGCCAATGGTGACGTGCGCGGGATTTCTCCGAACGGCCGGTGGATCACAGGGTATGGCAACGCCTCCGTGCTCGCGGGATCGGGCCAGGGCGCGATCCGTTGGGACAGGGGCTCCCCGGTGGCTGGCCCACCAAAGGCGCTTGGCCTCCAGAAACGCGCGGGGGATACCTTCGCGGACGGACGCACGGTGAACGATGACGGCACGGTGGGCGGCAACGTCAGGGCGGGCTGGAGTTTCGCCGACAACCGCGCGGCGGTCTGGCTCCCGGACGGAGCGCTCGTGGTGATCCCCGACTACCTCCAGTCGAAGTACGGCCTCACCACCCCCGGCTTCACGCTCAGCCAGGTGACATCCATCTCCGCCGACCTGAGGACCGTGGCAGGCACGGCGAACAACTCCGCCGGGATGAGCGAAGGGTGGATACTCCGCCTTCCCGAACCCATCTCGGTGACCAGGGTTCCGGACATCGTGGTCCGCGCCAACACCGGATTCCTGAACAGCGGGATGCCGGTCAACTTCGGCACCCAGGCGGTCGGCGGCAGCCCCGGCCAGCAGACGCTCCAGGTGAGGAGCGATGGCAGTGGCACCCTCTCCTCCATCTCGATCTCGATCACCGGCGCGAACCACGGGGACTTCACCTATGTGCTTGATGGCGGGGCAAGTTCCTTCCCGGCCTCCATGCTGGTGGGCGAGCAGGCCCCCATCCACGTGAGATTCTCCCCGTTGCCGGGTGCGGCGGGAGCGCGGAGCGCCACCCTCACCATCACCAGCGATGATCCGGATGAAAATCCGTTCATCATCAACCTCAATGGGACGGCCACCGTCCCCGCGCCAACCGCCGCGGAGACGGCCATGCGTGACTACCTTGCCGCTGCCGGCGTGCCGGAGGACAAGCGTGGACCCCTGGATGATCCGGATCACGACGGGGTGGTGAACCTGATGGAATTCGCACTGGGACAGCCGCCGATGGGACAGTCCGCGCCGCTGGCATCCACCACCGCCGGAGGGAACCTCACACTCACCTACACCCGCGCGCGGCCGGACGTCGTGGACTATCTTGTCGTCTTCTCCTCCACGCTCGCCTCATGGAGCGAGGCGGGTGTTGACCAAGGGACACCCGATGGCGCGGGCGTGACCACCGCCACCATCCCGATGGGTTCGGGCCCGGGGTTCCTGAGGCTGCGCGTTTCCCTCAAGCCATAG